A stretch of Usitatibacter palustris DNA encodes these proteins:
- a CDS encoding DUF1841 family protein — MFSPTRDQVREFFFGVWQKSQAGQALTPLESMALAIMLEHPEYHEVLGDRERYANKEWTPEQGESNPFLHLSMHLAIEEQLSIDHPPGIRVEVERLSRKLDSAMAARHAVMECLAEQVWQAQRNGVAFSNEAYLECLRKA, encoded by the coding sequence ATGTTCAGCCCGACGCGCGACCAGGTCCGCGAATTCTTCTTCGGCGTGTGGCAGAAGTCCCAGGCCGGACAGGCGCTCACGCCGCTCGAATCGATGGCGCTCGCGATCATGCTCGAGCATCCCGAGTACCACGAGGTCCTCGGGGACCGCGAGCGATACGCGAACAAGGAGTGGACGCCCGAGCAGGGCGAGAGCAATCCATTCCTGCACCTCTCGATGCACCTCGCGATCGAGGAGCAGCTCTCGATCGACCATCCGCCGGGTATTCGGGTCGAAGTGGAGCGGCTCTCACGCAAACTGGATTCCGCGATGGCCGCGCGCCATGCGGTGATGGAGTGCCTTGCGGAACAGGTGTGGCAGGCTCAGCGCAACGGCGTGGCCTTCAGCAACGAGGCCTACCTCGAGTGTTTGCGCAAGGCTTAG
- a CDS encoding sigma-70 family RNA polymerase sigma factor, with translation MARHREDEAAEQARMPNPESPASRSGTSAPDAAAREQRDRSLASMIEAIARGDEKALEELHAATVGRVYGLALRIVRTREAAEEVAVDVFLQVWRSAATYDALRGGPVTWLLTICRSRALDYLRRAEPAEPHADPESLASAENRATSDDPLDLLAACDGHEDLHRALAALTPLQRQLIALAFFRGLTHQEIAAHAQLPLGSVKTYIRRALAQLHADLGAPH, from the coding sequence ATGGCCCGTCATCGCGAGGACGAAGCGGCCGAACAGGCCCGGATGCCAAATCCGGAATCGCCCGCCTCGCGTAGTGGAACGAGCGCGCCGGATGCCGCGGCGCGGGAGCAGCGCGACCGGAGCCTCGCATCGATGATCGAAGCCATTGCCCGTGGCGACGAAAAGGCCCTCGAGGAACTCCATGCGGCCACCGTCGGCCGCGTGTACGGTCTTGCGCTTCGCATCGTCCGCACGCGCGAAGCCGCCGAGGAAGTCGCAGTGGACGTATTCCTGCAGGTGTGGCGCAGCGCCGCGACCTATGACGCCCTTCGCGGCGGACCCGTCACGTGGCTGCTCACGATCTGCCGCAGCCGTGCCCTCGACTACCTCCGGCGAGCGGAGCCCGCGGAGCCGCACGCCGATCCGGAGAGTCTCGCCAGCGCCGAGAATCGCGCTACGTCCGACGATCCCCTGGACCTCCTCGCTGCCTGCGATGGCCACGAGGACCTGCATCGCGCCCTCGCGGCCCTCACGCCCCTGCAGCGGCAACTCATTGCGCTCGCATTCTTCCGCGGCCTGACGCACCAGGAGATCGCGGCACACGCGCAACTGCCGCTCGGCTCCGTGAAGACCTACATCCGCCGTGCTCTCGCGCAACTGCATGCCGACCTGGGGGCCCCGCACTGA
- the nth gene encoding endonuclease III: MTPAKRHEFFSRLKKAMPDPKSELDHATPFELLVAVILSAQATDKGVNVATAKLFPVANTPKALAAMGEEKLMEYIKTIGLFRMKAKNVVAMSKILLEKHGGDVPRSREALEALPGVGRKTANVVLNVAFGEQTIAVDTHVFRVGNRTGLAPGKDVLEVELKLLKVTPPEFLQHAHHWLILHGRYTCLARKPLCPQCVVREQCEFKDKTPAEPPAKKTRRVGT, translated from the coding sequence ATGACCCCCGCCAAGCGCCACGAGTTCTTCAGCCGCCTGAAAAAGGCGATGCCCGACCCGAAGAGCGAGCTCGACCACGCCACGCCCTTCGAGCTGCTGGTCGCCGTGATCCTCTCCGCGCAGGCGACCGACAAGGGCGTGAATGTCGCCACCGCGAAGCTCTTCCCGGTCGCCAACACGCCCAAGGCACTCGCGGCGATGGGCGAAGAGAAACTGATGGAGTACATCAAGACGATCGGGCTCTTCCGCATGAAGGCGAAGAACGTCGTGGCGATGTCGAAGATCCTGCTCGAGAAGCACGGCGGCGACGTGCCCCGCTCGCGCGAGGCGCTCGAAGCGCTGCCCGGCGTGGGCCGCAAGACCGCGAACGTGGTGCTCAACGTCGCCTTCGGCGAGCAGACCATTGCGGTCGACACGCATGTCTTCCGTGTGGGCAATCGAACGGGCCTCGCGCCCGGCAAGGACGTGCTGGAAGTCGAGCTGAAGCTCCTCAAGGTGACGCCCCCTGAGTTCCTGCAGCACGCGCACCACTGGCTGATCCTGCACGGCCGCTACACATGCCTCGCCCGCAAGCCCCTCTGCCCGCAATGTGTCGTGCGCGAGCAGTGCGAGTTCAAGGACAAGACACCCGCGGAGCCGCCCGCGAAGAAGACCCGCCGGGTCGGAACCTGA
- a CDS encoding GNAT family N-acetyltransferase, which yields MEKQFLIRPATPGDVPELLRLVKALADYEKMSELAVGTAPMLQEALFGAKPCCEALLVERDGRAVGFALYFTTFSTFLCKPGLYLEDLFVEPESRGLGLGKALLVRLASLAVERGCGRFEWRVLDWNEPSIKFYESLGAALMPTWVLVRMDATGFAALARRP from the coding sequence ATGGAAAAACAATTTCTGATTCGCCCGGCCACACCCGGCGACGTCCCTGAACTTCTACGGCTCGTAAAGGCGCTCGCCGATTACGAGAAGATGTCCGAGCTCGCCGTCGGCACCGCGCCGATGCTGCAGGAGGCGCTCTTCGGCGCAAAGCCTTGCTGCGAGGCGTTGCTCGTCGAACGTGACGGCCGAGCGGTGGGATTCGCGCTCTACTTCACGACGTTCTCCACGTTCCTGTGCAAGCCCGGCCTCTATCTCGAGGATCTCTTCGTCGAGCCCGAGAGCCGCGGGCTGGGTCTCGGGAAGGCGCTGCTGGTTCGCCTCGCCTCGCTCGCGGTCGAGCGCGGCTGCGGCCGCTTCGAGTGGCGCGTGCTCGACTGGAACGAACCGTCCATCAAGTTCTACGAGTCGCTCGGCGCGGCGCTCATGCCGACCTGGGTGCTCGTGCGGATGGACGCGACGGGATTCGCAGCACTCGCACGCCGCCCCTGA
- the rnhA gene encoding ribonuclease HI, translating to MKNKTAVEAVHIYTDGACKGNPGPGGWGAWLKFNGEEREMFGGERSTTNNRMELTAVIEALGALRRPCQVVLHTDSQYVMKGITEWIHAWKARGWKTAAREPVKNVDLWLLLDEARNGHEIEWKWVKGHAGDEGNERADALANRGVEVALA from the coding sequence TTGAAGAATAAAACCGCGGTAGAAGCGGTCCACATCTACACCGACGGCGCTTGCAAGGGCAATCCCGGGCCGGGCGGGTGGGGAGCGTGGCTCAAGTTCAACGGCGAGGAGCGCGAGATGTTCGGCGGCGAGCGATCGACCACCAACAACCGCATGGAGCTCACGGCTGTGATCGAGGCACTCGGCGCGCTGAGGCGCCCGTGCCAGGTCGTCCTTCACACCGACTCCCAGTACGTCATGAAGGGCATCACCGAGTGGATCCACGCCTGGAAGGCGCGCGGCTGGAAGACCGCGGCCAGGGAGCCGGTGAAGAACGTGGATCTCTGGTTGCTCCTGGACGAAGCGCGCAACGGGCACGAGATCGAATGGAAGTGGGTGAAGGGTCACGCGGGCGACGAAGGCAATGAACGCGCCGATGCGCTGGCCAATCGCGGTGTCGAGGTGGCGCTCGCATGA
- a CDS encoding cupin domain-containing protein, with translation MKLRGEPNPVLDALLEGELFEALAPIEPAPVRVGAMRAKLMADVVALKQGGDFVTVHRGEGSWRTIAPNVMEKRLVDLAGHYACILKLEPGASLPAHGHPTPEESLVLEGEVWLGDVFCKAGDFHYAPAGLRHGAIRTETGCLLYVRTGGRKGAALL, from the coding sequence ATGAAGCTCCGCGGCGAGCCCAATCCCGTGCTGGATGCGCTCCTCGAAGGCGAGCTCTTCGAAGCGCTCGCCCCCATCGAGCCCGCGCCCGTGCGCGTGGGCGCGATGCGCGCGAAATTGATGGCCGATGTCGTCGCGCTCAAGCAGGGCGGGGACTTCGTGACGGTCCACCGCGGTGAAGGTTCGTGGCGGACGATCGCGCCCAACGTGATGGAGAAGCGCCTCGTCGACCTCGCCGGCCACTACGCCTGCATCCTCAAGCTCGAGCCGGGCGCCTCGCTGCCCGCGCACGGCCATCCCACGCCCGAAGAGAGCCTCGTCCTCGAGGGCGAAGTGTGGCTGGGCGATGTCTTCTGCAAGGCGGGGGATTTCCACTACGCGCCCGCGGGCCTGCGCCACGGCGCGATCCGCACCGAAACCGGATGCCTGCTCTACGTCCGCACCGGTGGAAGGAAGGGTGCCGCGCTGCTATAA
- a CDS encoding class I SAM-dependent methyltransferase, whose product MATNTLNEWFATPLGQYLLGKERAYLDDVAPDIFGYHALQIGLAEHDLLRESRIAHRMRIAPWGDGASLRAKSHELPIATQSIDLAVLPHVLEFAADPHAVLREIDRVMMPEGRLVILGFNPWSLWGLRSSIGFTRHQHPWNGTFVSLPRVKDWLALLGFDVNAGRLAAYVPPFDSDQWRRRFGFMEPAGDRWWAIGGAVYMLQAVKRVRGMRLLTPAWQEKAARERSLIAAAKREGHVKSGHLKIIK is encoded by the coding sequence ATGGCGACCAACACGCTCAACGAGTGGTTCGCGACTCCGCTGGGGCAATACCTGCTCGGCAAGGAGCGCGCGTACCTCGATGACGTGGCGCCCGACATCTTCGGCTACCACGCGCTGCAGATCGGTCTCGCGGAGCATGACCTGCTTCGCGAAAGCCGCATCGCGCACCGGATGCGCATCGCCCCGTGGGGCGACGGTGCGAGCCTGCGGGCCAAGAGCCACGAGCTGCCGATCGCCACGCAATCGATCGACCTCGCCGTCCTGCCGCACGTCCTCGAATTCGCTGCCGATCCCCATGCCGTCCTGCGCGAGATCGACCGCGTGATGATGCCCGAGGGCCGACTCGTGATCCTGGGCTTCAATCCGTGGAGCCTCTGGGGCCTGCGCAGTTCCATCGGCTTCACGCGCCACCAGCATCCCTGGAATGGAACGTTCGTATCCCTGCCGCGCGTGAAGGACTGGCTCGCACTCCTCGGCTTCGACGTGAATGCCGGCCGCCTGGCGGCCTACGTGCCGCCCTTCGACAGCGACCAGTGGCGCCGCCGCTTCGGCTTCATGGAGCCCGCGGGCGACCGGTGGTGGGCAATCGGCGGCGCGGTCTATATGCTGCAAGCCGTGAAGCGCGTTCGCGGCATGCGTCTTCTCACCCCCGCGTGGCAGGAGAAGGCCGCGCGCGAAAGGAGCCTCATCGCGGCGGCCAAGCGCGAAGGGCACGTGAAATCAGGCCATCTCAAGATCATCAAGTAA
- a CDS encoding quinone-dependent dihydroorotate dehydrogenase produces MLYSLARAALFKLDPEVAHDVALKSLCALGPGVALLGAGADAGESKRVMGLDFPNPVGLAAGLDKNGEYIDAMAALGFGFLEIGTVTPRPQTGNPKPRMFRLVEHEAIINRLGFNNVGLEQLVKNVEKAAFRGVLGINIGKNFDTPNERAVDDYLACLDGVYERATYVTVNISSPNTKNLRDLQSPEKLDELLAAIMARRDALAAKHGLVKPMALKVAPDLDGEQVEAIAGLAVKHRIDALIATNTTIDRTGVEGHRNSVEAGGLSGRPLFAKSTATLRAFAKALGGKIPLIGVGGILDGKDAKAKIDAGASLVQVYTGFIYRGPDLIASARKALR; encoded by the coding sequence GTGCTCTATTCCCTCGCCCGCGCCGCCCTCTTCAAGCTCGATCCCGAAGTCGCCCACGACGTAGCGCTGAAGTCGCTTTGCGCGCTCGGGCCCGGCGTTGCCCTGCTCGGCGCCGGCGCCGATGCGGGCGAGTCGAAGCGCGTGATGGGGCTGGACTTCCCGAACCCCGTCGGTCTCGCCGCGGGCCTCGACAAGAACGGCGAGTACATCGACGCGATGGCCGCGCTCGGTTTCGGCTTCCTCGAGATTGGCACCGTCACGCCGCGTCCACAAACCGGGAACCCCAAGCCACGCATGTTCCGGCTGGTCGAGCACGAGGCGATCATCAACCGGCTGGGCTTCAACAACGTGGGGCTCGAGCAGCTCGTGAAGAACGTGGAGAAAGCGGCATTCCGCGGCGTGCTCGGCATCAACATCGGCAAGAACTTCGACACGCCCAACGAGCGCGCGGTGGACGACTACCTCGCCTGCCTCGATGGCGTCTACGAGCGGGCGACCTACGTCACCGTGAACATATCGTCGCCCAACACGAAGAACCTGCGCGACCTGCAGTCGCCCGAGAAGCTCGACGAATTGCTCGCGGCGATCATGGCGCGGCGCGACGCGCTCGCCGCGAAGCACGGCCTGGTGAAGCCGATGGCACTCAAGGTCGCGCCCGATCTCGACGGCGAGCAGGTCGAGGCCATTGCCGGATTGGCGGTGAAGCATCGCATCGACGCGCTGATCGCCACCAATACGACCATCGACCGCACCGGCGTCGAAGGGCATCGAAACAGCGTCGAGGCGGGCGGTCTTTCGGGGCGCCCTTTGTTCGCAAAGTCCACCGCGACGCTGCGCGCGTTCGCGAAGGCGCTCGGCGGCAAGATCCCGCTCATCGGCGTGGGCGGCATCCTCGACGGCAAGGACGCCAAGGCGAAGATCGACGCGGGGGCAAGCCTCGTGCAGGTCTACACCGGATTCATCTACCGCGGCCCGGACCTCATCGCCTCGGCGCGCAAGGCGCTTCGCTAG
- a CDS encoding alanine dehydrogenase — MRIGVPRETKDGERRVGLAPAQIRALVDAGHEVHVESGAGFGIGVTNGDYAQAGATVGDAASAWASELVVKVKELQPGEAEGVGADSTVFSYHHLAGEPARTREMASRGLTAIAYERVRDEQGGYPLLAPMSVMAGKIAVQVGAHLMSQQQGGAGTLLSGATGSEPARVLVLGAGHAGSNAARLAAAMGANVTVLCRSERTRDALRNTLGATATIDIATPESIEAAALSADLVVGAVFIPATPTPKLLPRTLVARMKRGAVIVDISIDAGGVAETSRPTSHAEPTFVKEGVVHYCVANMPAAFAKSGTHALASAVLPYVLELAGKGIENAVRDNSALRAGVVIWKGVPA; from the coding sequence GTGCGCATCGGCGTTCCCCGCGAGACCAAGGACGGCGAACGCCGTGTCGGGCTCGCGCCGGCGCAGATTCGTGCGCTTGTCGATGCGGGTCATGAGGTCCACGTGGAATCGGGCGCGGGCTTCGGCATCGGCGTGACCAACGGGGACTACGCACAGGCCGGTGCCACGGTCGGCGATGCGGCGAGTGCGTGGGCGAGCGAGCTCGTCGTGAAGGTGAAGGAACTGCAGCCGGGCGAAGCTGAAGGCGTCGGTGCGGATTCCACGGTGTTCTCTTATCACCATCTTGCCGGCGAGCCCGCTCGCACGCGCGAGATGGCCTCGCGCGGCCTCACCGCCATTGCCTACGAACGCGTGCGCGACGAACAAGGCGGCTATCCCCTGCTTGCCCCGATGTCCGTCATGGCCGGGAAGATCGCGGTCCAGGTCGGCGCGCACCTCATGAGCCAGCAGCAGGGCGGCGCGGGCACCCTGCTCTCGGGTGCCACGGGAAGCGAACCGGCTCGCGTGCTCGTGCTGGGTGCGGGCCATGCCGGTTCGAATGCCGCGCGTCTCGCCGCTGCCATGGGCGCGAATGTCACCGTGCTCTGCCGCAGCGAGAGGACGCGGGACGCGCTGCGCAACACATTGGGCGCCACCGCGACGATCGACATCGCGACGCCGGAATCCATCGAGGCAGCCGCCCTATCCGCGGACCTCGTTGTCGGTGCGGTGTTCATTCCCGCGACACCCACGCCGAAGCTACTCCCGCGGACGCTCGTCGCACGCATGAAGCGCGGCGCGGTGATCGTGGATATCTCGATCGATGCGGGCGGCGTGGCCGAGACCTCGCGTCCGACCTCGCACGCCGAGCCCACCTTCGTGAAGGAAGGCGTGGTGCACTACTGCGTGGCGAACATGCCGGCCGCGTTCGCGAAGAGCGGCACGCATGCGCTTGCGAGTGCGGTGCTGCCCTACGTCCTGGAGCTCGCGGGCAAGGGGATCGAGAACGCCGTGCGCGACAACTCGGCGCTTCGCGCCGGCGTGGTGATCTGGAAAGGCGTGCCGGCGTGA
- the dnaQ gene encoding DNA polymerase III subunit epsilon encodes MRRIVLDTETTGLEPEQGHRIIEIACIELSGRRPTGRQLHRYFNPERDIDIAATQVHGMTAEDLAGKPLFAELADELLDFLSGAELLIHNAPFDVAFINAELARVQRPPIESVCTVCDTLAMARELNPGKRNSLDALCERYGVDNSRRTLHGALLDTQLLFEVWLGLTRGQDSLAIDLSTPTTGIGAIESARPARLRVIIADAEEIARHAAMCVRIAKEAGGRCLWTDGPVTVN; translated from the coding sequence ATGAGGCGCATCGTCCTCGACACGGAGACCACGGGTCTCGAGCCCGAACAGGGCCACCGCATCATCGAGATCGCCTGCATCGAGCTCTCCGGACGCCGGCCCACCGGGCGGCAGCTGCATCGCTATTTCAACCCGGAGCGCGACATCGACATCGCCGCGACCCAGGTGCACGGCATGACCGCGGAGGACCTTGCGGGCAAGCCGCTGTTTGCCGAGCTCGCCGACGAGTTGCTCGATTTCCTTTCGGGCGCGGAGCTGCTGATCCACAACGCGCCCTTCGACGTCGCCTTCATCAACGCCGAGCTCGCACGCGTGCAGCGCCCGCCGATCGAATCGGTGTGCACGGTGTGCGACACGCTCGCGATGGCGCGCGAGCTCAATCCGGGCAAGCGCAATTCGCTCGACGCGTTGTGCGAGCGATACGGCGTGGATAACTCGCGCCGTACGCTTCACGGCGCGCTCCTCGATACGCAACTGCTGTTCGAAGTCTGGCTGGGGCTTACCCGCGGGCAGGACTCGCTCGCCATCGACCTTTCGACACCGACCACCGGCATCGGCGCCATCGAGTCCGCGCGCCCGGCGAGGCTGCGAGTGATCATCGCCGACGCGGAGGAGATCGCGCGCCACGCCGCGATGTGCGTGCGCATCGCCAAGGAAGCGGGCGGCCGCTGCCTCTGGACCGACGGTCCCGTGACGGTGAATTGA
- a CDS encoding c-type cytochrome, giving the protein MFSPRIAVAAVAAVLSLGAQAAGDPVAGRHKNYQCQGCHGIPGWKTAFPEVYNVPKLGGQHPAYIAAALKAYKKGERDHPTMKAIAADLSDKDIEDIAAYYGAAVPTSATK; this is encoded by the coding sequence ATGTTTTCTCCCCGAATCGCTGTTGCCGCCGTTGCTGCGGTCCTCTCGCTGGGCGCGCAAGCGGCCGGCGATCCCGTCGCAGGGCGACACAAGAACTACCAGTGCCAGGGCTGCCACGGCATCCCCGGCTGGAAGACCGCGTTCCCCGAGGTCTACAACGTGCCCAAGCTCGGCGGCCAGCATCCGGCGTACATCGCCGCGGCGCTGAAGGCCTACAAGAAGGGCGAACGCGACCACCCGACGATGAAGGCCATCGCCGCGGACCTCTCCGACAAGGACATCGAGGACATCGCCGCCTATTACGGCGCGGCCGTCCCGACGTCGGCGACGAAGTGA
- a CDS encoding RnfABCDGE type electron transport complex subunit B — protein MSLKDLASRIDALLPQTQCTKCGYAGCAPYADAIASGVADINQCPPGGDEGVEQLAALLGREVKPLNPDNGLYRPPQVAFIDEAICIGCMKCIDVCPVDAIVGATKLMHTVIAEWCTGCELCIPPCPVDCISLEPVDALPDADLSRDRFAFHNFRLQRDRDERAAKLAAYE, from the coding sequence GTGAGCCTCAAGGATCTCGCGTCGAGGATCGACGCACTCCTGCCGCAGACGCAGTGCACGAAGTGCGGCTACGCGGGCTGCGCGCCGTATGCCGATGCGATCGCGAGCGGTGTCGCCGACATCAACCAGTGCCCGCCGGGCGGGGATGAAGGTGTCGAGCAGCTCGCCGCGCTCCTCGGACGCGAGGTGAAGCCGCTCAATCCGGACAATGGCCTCTACCGTCCTCCGCAGGTCGCGTTCATCGACGAGGCCATCTGCATCGGCTGCATGAAGTGCATCGACGTGTGTCCCGTGGACGCGATCGTGGGCGCCACGAAGCTCATGCACACCGTGATCGCCGAGTGGTGCACGGGCTGCGAACTGTGCATCCCGCCCTGCCCCGTCGATTGCATTTCGCTCGAGCCGGTCGATGCGCTGCCCGATGCGGACCTCTCGCGCGATCGCTTCGCCTTCCACAACTTCCGCCTGCAACGCGACCGCGACGAGCGCGCCGCGAAGCTCGCCGCCTACGAATGA
- a CDS encoding putative bifunctional diguanylate cyclase/phosphodiesterase — translation MTTTTPTPTPAPPAPTPRKESLGRLAGRLFGLGLIPIAVFCAVFVFMRAALGTSIEMQAWIFVTALAASVVSVAALSRLAARAVVGEVEAVSEAVRHVVSGGEQPPLPELTPPLENMKHEVLQLAQDFAARQGRLQEKLDTARQQIFFLTSHDPLTGLANRKTLEERLEMVMVTAKGQGSTHALLYIDIDFFHRINDSFGHLAGDELLRRIAPLIQSCLREDEVLARIGGDEFAVVLENVSAEYAMEAATRIRDAVQGWQFEWTDKAFQVGVSIGVVAITRLTPGIAAIFSEADTACFTAKEQGRNRVFAFHDASTTQYMRQTSRGWLKRINDALAEGAFTLLYQPILPIDSPNKLPPGRVEALLRMSDTGGELILPMSFIPVAERYDLMRTIDRWVIERAFGDYRRLAKHRGTPNPAEFSINLSGHTLSSPDFAEFLQEKLAHFNVPPQALYFEITETAAIASVERARALIESLRAIGVRFYLDDFGSGLSSFNYLKHFPVDGIKIDGLFVKGVAKSYLDYALVESIQKIGTSLGLQTVAEYVENEEIAKKLIQIGITWGQGFYLSPPRPWEALFDAA, via the coding sequence GTGACGACTACGACCCCGACACCGACCCCGGCACCTCCGGCCCCGACGCCCCGCAAGGAGTCCCTCGGGCGCCTCGCCGGCCGACTCTTCGGGCTGGGGCTGATCCCCATTGCCGTGTTCTGCGCCGTCTTCGTGTTCATGCGCGCGGCGCTGGGCACGTCGATCGAGATGCAGGCCTGGATCTTCGTCACCGCGCTCGCCGCGAGCGTCGTCTCGGTGGCGGCCCTCTCGCGCCTGGCGGCCCGTGCTGTCGTGGGCGAAGTGGAAGCCGTGAGCGAGGCGGTGCGGCACGTGGTCAGTGGCGGCGAGCAGCCCCCGCTCCCCGAGCTCACGCCGCCGCTCGAGAACATGAAGCACGAGGTCCTGCAACTTGCGCAGGACTTCGCCGCGCGCCAGGGGCGATTGCAGGAGAAGCTCGACACGGCGCGCCAGCAGATCTTCTTCCTCACCAGCCACGACCCGCTCACGGGCCTCGCGAATCGCAAGACGCTCGAGGAACGGCTGGAAATGGTGATGGTCACCGCGAAGGGGCAGGGCAGCACGCATGCGCTGCTCTACATCGACATCGATTTTTTCCACCGCATCAACGATTCCTTCGGCCATCTCGCCGGCGATGAACTGCTGAGGCGCATCGCGCCGCTCATCCAGTCGTGCCTGCGCGAGGACGAAGTGCTCGCGCGCATCGGCGGCGACGAATTCGCGGTGGTGCTGGAGAACGTGAGCGCGGAGTACGCGATGGAAGCGGCCACGCGCATCCGCGACGCCGTCCAGGGTTGGCAATTCGAATGGACCGACAAGGCCTTCCAGGTCGGCGTCAGCATCGGCGTGGTGGCGATCACGCGCCTCACGCCGGGCATCGCCGCCATCTTCAGCGAGGCCGACACTGCGTGCTTCACCGCGAAGGAGCAGGGGCGCAACCGCGTGTTCGCGTTCCACGACGCGAGCACCACGCAGTACATGCGCCAGACGAGCCGCGGGTGGCTCAAACGCATCAACGACGCGCTCGCCGAAGGGGCCTTCACGCTGCTCTACCAGCCGATCCTGCCGATCGACAGCCCCAACAAGCTCCCGCCCGGCCGCGTCGAAGCGCTGCTGCGCATGAGCGACACCGGCGGCGAGCTGATCCTGCCGATGTCCTTCATTCCCGTCGCCGAGCGCTACGACCTCATGCGCACGATCGACCGCTGGGTGATCGAGCGCGCGTTCGGCGACTACCGGCGCCTCGCGAAGCATCGCGGCACGCCCAACCCCGCGGAATTCTCGATCAACCTTTCGGGCCACACGCTCTCGAGCCCGGATTTCGCGGAGTTCCTGCAGGAGAAGCTCGCGCACTTCAACGTGCCGCCGCAGGCGCTGTACTTCGAGATCACGGAGACCGCGGCCATCGCGAGCGTGGAGCGCGCGCGGGCCCTCATCGAATCGCTGCGCGCGATCGGCGTGCGCTTCTACCTCGACGACTTCGGCAGCGGCCTCTCGTCGTTCAACTACCTCAAGCATTTCCCGGTCGACGGCATCAAGATCGACGGCCTGTTCGTGAAGGGCGTCGCGAAGAGCTACCTCGACTACGCGCTGGTCGAATCGATCCAGAAGATCGGCACGAGCCTGGGCCTGCAGACGGTGGCCGAGTACGTCGAGAACGAGGAGATCGCGAAGAAGCTCATACAGATCGGCATCACCTGGGGGCAGGGCTTCTATCTCTCGCCGCCCCGGCCCTGGGAAGCGCTGTTCGACGCTGCCTGA
- a CDS encoding c-type cytochrome produces the protein MNLKTILLASVLAAALPAVASGDGAAGKKKAEPCKACHGEAGVSVSPEFPNLAGQHFDYMVAALNHYKNGKRKNEIMKGQAANLSVRDINDLAAYYSGLKGLSVKY, from the coding sequence ATGAACCTGAAGACGATCCTCCTCGCCTCCGTGCTCGCCGCCGCGCTTCCCGCGGTCGCCAGCGGTGACGGCGCTGCCGGCAAGAAGAAGGCCGAGCCCTGCAAGGCTTGCCACGGCGAAGCCGGCGTCAGCGTCAGCCCGGAATTCCCGAACCTCGCCGGCCAGCATTTCGACTACATGGTCGCCGCGCTCAACCACTACAAGAATGGCAAGCGCAAGAACGAGATCATGAAGGGCCAGGCCGCGAACCTCTCGGTGAGGGACATCAACGACCTCGCCGCGTACTACTCGGGCCTCAAGGGACTGTCGGTCAAGTACTGA
- the gloB gene encoding hydroxyacylglutathione hydrolase, with protein sequence MLQVHPVPAFQDNYLWVLEANGRAAVVDPGDAAPIEAFLSERHLPLAAILATHHHADHVGGLLQLAQHWKCPVFGPRGEAITGLTQKLAEGDAIVVPGLDLPLSILDVPGHTRGHIAYTGDGVAFVGDTLFACGCGRLFEGTPAQMTSSLAKIARLPGHTRAYCAHEYTMSNIRFAETVEPGNAKLAARKTRDAARRARGEPTVPSTIAEELETNPFLRCEEPEVIASAERHAGHKLADAVAVFAEIRAWKNNF encoded by the coding sequence ATGCTGCAGGTCCATCCCGTGCCGGCGTTCCAGGACAACTATCTGTGGGTCCTCGAGGCCAACGGCCGGGCGGCCGTGGTCGATCCGGGCGATGCCGCGCCCATCGAAGCCTTCCTGTCCGAGCGCCACCTTCCGCTCGCCGCCATCCTCGCCACGCACCACCACGCCGATCATGTCGGGGGATTGTTGCAGCTCGCCCAGCACTGGAAGTGCCCGGTGTTCGGACCCCGGGGCGAAGCGATCACCGGTCTCACGCAGAAGCTCGCCGAGGGCGATGCCATCGTGGTGCCCGGACTCGACCTGCCCCTCTCGATCCTCGACGTCCCCGGCCACACGCGCGGCCACATCGCCTATACGGGCGACGGCGTGGCCTTCGTGGGCGACACGCTCTTCGCGTGCGGCTGCGGCCGGCTGTTCGAGGGCACGCCGGCGCAGATGACCTCCTCGCTCGCGAAGATCGCGCGGCTTCCGGGGCACACGCGCGCGTACTGCGCGCACGAATACACGATGTCGAACATCCGCTTCGCCGAGACCGTGGAGCCCGGCAACGCGAAGCTCGCCGCTCGCAAGACACGCGATGCGGCCCGGCGCGCGCGCGGCGAGCCCACGGTGCCTTCAACCATTGCCGAAGAGCTAGAGACCAATCCCTTCCTGCGATGCGAGGAGCCCGAAGTCATCGCGTCGGCCGAGCGCCACGCGGGACACAAGCTTGCCGACGCCGTCGCCGTCTTCGCCGAGATCCGCGCATGGAAAAACAATTTCTGA